Within Flavobacterium pisciphilum, the genomic segment AACAGTCTTAAAAATCGAAAACCTTGAAATTCCAAAAGGGCAAAGTTTTGGATTGGTAGGAAACAATGGAGCAGGGAAGACTACATTTTTTAGTTTATTATTGGATTTAATTCAACCATCTACAGGAAATATAATTAACAATAGTATACAAGTAAATAATGATGAGGGATGGAAATCTTTTACAGGATCTTTTTTGGATGAAAGTTTCTTGATAGGATATTTAACTCCTGAAGAGTATTTTTATTTTGTAGGAGATTTACGCAATCAAAATAAAGCTGATGTTGATGCATTATTATCAAAACATGAAGAATTTTTTAATGGTGAAATCCTAAAAAATAAAAAATATTTGCGAGATTTATCCAAAGGGAATCAGAAAAAAGTAGGAATTATAGCGACACTTATTGGCAGCCCTGAAGTAATTATTTTAGATGA encodes:
- a CDS encoding ABC transporter ATP-binding protein, with product MIQVNQLSKTYNTTTVLKIENLEIPKGQSFGLVGNNGAGKTTFFSLLLDLIQPSTGNIINNSIQVNNDEGWKSFTGSFLDESFLIGYLTPEEYFYFVGDLRNQNKADVDALLSKHEEFFNGEILKNKKYLRDLSKGNQKKVGIIATLIGSPEVIILDEPFANLDPTTVSRLKKIIKELADNPNVTVLVSSHDLQHTVEVCDRIVALNKGEIVKDIQTSRETLQELEAFFAV